DNA from Hippoglossus hippoglossus isolate fHipHip1 chromosome 1, fHipHip1.pri, whole genome shotgun sequence:
AGATCTCCACCAAGTCCACCAAGTCCTCCACTCCGTCTCCCACCAGCCCCCGAACCATCCCCAGTTTTACGGTATGAGACAGACTATCCCAGGGAATGTCACACACAGTAGATGTTGAACACACAAGACACCAGCTGTCGAACATCCACTGTGTTCAGcttgttttttataaagatgCATTCACATTAATCTGAGCAGGTTCCTGGCAAACAGCAGATACAGCAGATAAGTAACTGGCTGCAGCCAAGTCATTGTAATTTTTACACCACAGACATAATTTGATGTTAACTGTCCTTTTACCTCTTTAATACAACATGATGAAATAAACCTGAGTCACTGACCGGTGCCCGTTTTGCAGCTCTTAGATGTATTTTCCGGTCGAGCCTGAGATATAATCTGATTCACTGGTGGATTCTTCTGTCCGAGGCGTGTTAGCAGCGAACTACAGAGTTTCTGACTGCTCCTGCCAGCTGGAAAACTTCCCAGCAGCCACTGCTCCTCTCTTAAGCCCAAAGACTTATCCATCCACATTCATTTGGCAGGATATGAGATTTTTATGATTTACTGTCAGCTCTGAAATTCActgggagagagggggggggggcgagcagAGCAGAATATTTTATAAACTCTTTCTTATATCCTCTCTGAAAAGGACACAGGGACGTGTGCAGGTGAACAAACAGAAGTTATTTATCAGAAGAAAAAGCCTTTTTATGTAAACCACTTGTAGAGGAGGCATCGGTGCTGTGGCACTTTCTACTTTGGTCCAGAGCACAACGCTTTTAGACTGAATAATAGATAGTTACTGTAATGTATGTAGTGGCACAATGAGGCTGTGCATAATTGAAAGGTGTTATTTTAACACTTGTGGccgacattttttaaatatagctGCTATCTGTCAAAACAGGCCCTGATGTGCTCTGCTGATTTAGAACAGTTTAATGTGCAGTGATGATAAGTGAATATGAAGCAGATCGATTCCAGCTGCTCTGACACCTTGTCCACTTTCAAGGAAGGACTTATTTCAGACCTAGAtccttcattttttattttttttatttttacatttctttctagGTATAAGTGTTTTGAAGTTTTTTATTGATGCCATtgggaaataattaaaatcttgtttttgttccatCTGAATCCTTTTTGTGAAAGAAGAGCATCAGTGACcctgaaaatacaaacatcGAGGTTTAATGTGTCAATCATGTTTGGTGGGCGATTTTAAAGTGCTgcggttgccatggtgacttGTTGTGTATTGTGTGCCTGGCGCTCGTGTctatttctgtttcctttttgttccaGCAGATCCCtccatcacatcacatctccTCCACTAATGTCAACGGCTCAATGAACAACCACCAAGAGCAAAGCAACCAACTGAGTCCAGAGGGTACatctccttcttttctctttctcttttactttcttttatctttctctttctctttttactttcttttctctttctctttctgtttttactttcttttctctttctctttcttttctctttctctttctctttttactttctttttcctctcctctcctctcctctcctctcctctcctctcctcactttatcttcatttattttcctttcctttagttttttttacctctccTCTCCTATCCTCTCATCACCTTATCTCCTTTCCTCGTTTCGTTTCGTttcgtttcctctcctctcctctcctctcctctcctttccttaccttaccttttaatttattttccttccttttctcctctcctctcctctcctctcctctcctctccttaccttaccttttaatttattttccttccttttctcctctcttctcttctcctctcctctcctctcctctcctctcctcaccttaccttttaatttattttccttccttttctcctctcctctcttctcctctcctctcctctcttctcttctcctctcctctcctctcctctcctctcctctcctctccttaccttaccttttaatttattttccttccttttctcctctcttctcttctcctctcctctcctctcctctcctctcctctccttaccttaccttttaatttattttccttccttttcttttcttctctcctctcttctcctctcttctcttctcttctcctctcctctcctctcttctcttctcctctcctctcctctcctctcctctccttaccttaccttttaatttattttccttccttttctcctctcctctcctctcctctcctctcctctccttaccttaccttttaatttattttcttttcttctctcctctcctctcctctcctctcctctcctctcctctccaacaTGTTAGCAGTGTCATTagtaacatttaaatgtgctgaTTTTCATCTTGTCCACTTGCAGCAGATAACAGAATTTCCTAAGTGAGAAATATTCCACTGCTGCCTGAGCAAATACTGAACTACACACATAGACATCTAATGATATTGTTGTTCAGTTCTTTGAGGACACTGCAGGAGGACTCTAGCGATCACTCTGCATGTTGTTGCCAGTGAGTGTGTTATTCTGCTGCACAGCATGTGGTCCTTTAATTCTCTGTCTGAGAACCGGTTGACTTTCTGCCAAAGCTTCCTAAGCTCCCTGTCTTTCAGTGCACGGCAGAGTTTGTTCCGTCTCCTCTTCTAACCTTCATCTCTCCTCAACAGTTAACGGCAACCGTTACCTCCCTGCCGCCCCCATTTTGGAAAAATACGAAATTGGGAAGGTCATCGGAGACGGCAACTTCGCCGTGGTGAAGGAGTgtgtggagaggtgggtgaaacGCAGCCAATCAGGCCGGAGATGTTTAAATGCAcatgctgcagctgtgtgcagCGGCAGCACAGCGGTGGGTCCTGTTGCTCAATGAGACGTGGCTCACGTGAGGACACTGCTCGATCAGGGTGTTTAAGTCCTGATGACAGGCAttgtggagacagagagatcCTGTGGATTAAACCCAGCGGTGAATTCACTTCATTAGCCTTTTAATCTCTGAGTCAACACACTGTGCAGACAGGAGggatgacggggggggggaggcgttCAGAATCTGACGCACGTTTCCTCCGAGGTACTTTAAATTCCCCGTGAGGCCCAGTGAACTTGTTGAATGCATTTCCTTCCtcgttaaatatttaaaaagccaAAACCTCACTGCCGTTAATTAGGACTTCTGAAACTGACTGGCACTGGGGGTCAGCAGGAACAAGAGggaggtgaaatatctgtgtcacctctcaaggatGTAttctaaataatatttaatatgaggaAGTTATGAGTGCCATAATACAAAAGAAGCCAACTTTGCCTTTAATTTTCATagaaacatatatataatattcaattttattatatttgtcatTGTCTCCTgtggaaatcaaatcaaacatccacAATATGTGTCATTAAACTGTGGCTTGTCTGAGGTGGAACAAAGTAGAACCTTTGAACCAGAGACGACAGTGAAACACTGATCTTCTGCCTGGTGTTTATTTATGTTCAACTTTAATTTTACAGAATATAGAGAGCAGAAAAGATCTGCTGCATTCATGTTCACATTTTACTTAACaatttcttaattcaagttctaaatatttggttgtatttatgttttctttttatttgtagtttttgtaaaaataaaaaaaagtttacggtaaaacagaaaaatatcatGTCTCagttacttttcttttttcatgagGGTTTGATAAATGACACATTTGGAATCATTGCCTGTTTGAATCAGACAACATCAGAGCCATTATCTCTAAATCCCCTGTTTCTGTTCAGGTCCACAGGAAAAGAGTTTGCACTGAAGATCATCGACAAGGCCAAGTGCAGCGGAAAGGTTTCCCTCCGTCTTTACTTCCTCCcattccctctcttctctgtgtttcccctTCAGGCCCGTGCACGTTCACATTGAGTCATATGTTGCTGTTCCACTGTGCATCATTAACACCCACGTTCACTGTGTCGCCCGTGTGTGTCCGATCATCTATATCCTTCACAGTTACATTGTGTCGGCCGTGTTTGATTTATCACTCGACTCAAATCGTCTTCACACAATCAATCACTCACCCAGCTTCTCTTTACGAGCGTAACGGCTCAGTGTAAATCCTGGAGTTCACGCACGTGgattacttgtgtgtgtttgcaggagcaCCTCATCGAGAACGAGGTGGCCGTGCTGCGGAGGGTGAAACACCCCAACATCATCatgctggtggaggaggtggacacGGCCTCTGAGCTCTACCTGGTCATGGAGCTTGTCAAGGTTCGGGAGAACTCTTGTGTGTCAGTGTCGGTGCACGCTCCTCGTTTTTTCCCCGCGTGCGCTTTAATCTGGAATCTTATTGGTGCAGGGAGGAGATTTGTTTGACGCCAtcacctcctcgaccaaatacacagagagagacggcaGCATCATGATCTACAACCTGGCTGGAGCTCTGAAGTATCTGCACAGCATGAACATCGTCCACAGGGACATTAAACCAGAGAACCTGCTGgtacacatctacacacacaacagttaTTCTCCTACAAATCCAACTCTTCGAGCCTCCAACTGAGCATGTGCTTCATTTTAGGTGTTTGAATACCCAGATGGCACCAAGTCCCTGAAGCTTGGGGACTTTGGCCTGGCCACGGTGGTGGAGGGGCCCCTGAACACCGTGTGTGGCACTCCCACGTATGTGGCCCCAGAAATCATCTCAGAGTCCGGGTAAGCTGGAGGTTTTAACAGGAAGTGACGATTTCAATACGTAAATCTCTCAGTTCCACTCGAGAAGATGCTCGTTTATAGAGaaactttaatgttttattaatctGTGAGTCTGATTAGAAAACATGGAAACATCTGTTCTATGCACACAACAGAGTAGAAATGTGAGTCGGGCTGTGTTGTAATCAGTCGTACGGGGATTAAATGCTGTGTAAACATGCAGAACAAAGAAACCATGTAGCTGTGTCAGTGTTAATGGTTTTACTTCTACATCATTGAAAgattgaacattttattttgtcagtcGTCTGCTGTATTTGAAACCAGGGCGATGGACGATGTGCCTTCAGATATTTAGGAACGTTTCATCTGTCACTGACACTTTCTCTCATCTGTCACAGTTACGGTCTGAAGGTCGATATCTGGGCTGCAGGCGTCATCACCTACATCCTCCTGTGTGGATTTCCTCCGTTCAGAAGGTACTGACTTCATCCACCTCGAGCATTTTATTATGCAGCCATTACAATGAACATGTTTGATATATGTGTTAAATATGACGTTATGTTTTTTCACTGAGTGTCTATGTGCTCCGTGTAGTGAGAGTAACCTACAAGAGGACCTGTTTGACCAGATCCTCCAGGGACGACTGGACTTTCCCAGTCCTTACTGGGACAACATCACCGACTCAGCCAAGGTTGGAAacactcacttacacacacagacacacacacacacacacgaacccGCTGCATTAATGACCGTCTCACagaacctcctcctccgacCCTCTGAGTTAATGTCATGTATTAAGGAGACAGCTCACGCTCAGTGTGCAGAACCACACTGCTAATTAAAGCCACTGCTCTTACAGCGGCCTGTCACTGAAGACACATGCACGGTTATAAACTCCACGGCAtgaaaccagtgtgtgtgtgtgtgtgtgtgtgtgacatgacTCATAgagacaaacccacagagatTTGTCTCTCGACTCCCCAGTCTCCTCTGCTCTACATGTCTCAGCTCATTGTTCTGGTGTCGTTCACTTTACTGTTTTAGTAGAATCAGCGATGTTCtcggccacagcagcagctgcattCAGCAAAACTACCAACACAGCATCACACAGCAGAGCACGTTTACTACTGGTTCCTTAAAACAGTGTCGAGGAGTTTTTGGAAACTTCATCCGagttaaaaaaagtgaatatGGAAGAgacttttctctgtctgctggatatttaaatgtaaaagtaaagttCTGTAAATAGTCaattgtttgtctttattaacTTCATAAAAAATTTTAATTTTTGGTTTAATGATAGTTTCATTCAGCTTTTATCTaatgtttaatcacatttttaattaaagtttgcTTGAAATGGTTAGTTTGCATAATAAAGTTTTGTGAAGTGATTTTTCCCGATACGATCATTTCCTCACAATACAAGAGCCACACAAGATTAATAAGACGTATTTAGCTTTGATATTATcctaaactctctctctctgtgtgtgtgtgtgtgtgtgtgtgtgtgtgtgtgtgtgtgtgtgtgtgtgtgtgtgtgtgtgtgtgtgtgtgtgtgtgtgtgtgtgtgtgtgtgtttcaggagctgATTGGAAAAATGCTGCAGGTCAACGTCGAGGCTCGATACACAGCACAAGACGTCCTCTCCCACCCATGGGTCACGGTAATGTGCagcactgtttgtgtgtatctgcatgTGCGGTTCTGTGCAAATGTTTTAGGCACTTTAGATGTTTGCATCCATCACAGAATACAGGGAGGAGCCTCAGGTTCTGGTGTTacatgaagagacagaaaagtcAACATAAACCTCGAAAACCTGCCCCTCGGAGAACTGGTGCTGATTTAAAGACCCAGTATTATTTGTAAAATTGACAGACACGTAGAATATTAcgtttattttgtttgtatccGTTAGCTGTGGTTTGTATGAAGTCAATTCGAACCTCAAAACTTGTGATGTGTGTCGTAGATAACACactcttcatgtttgtgtgtgtgtaggacgaTGCCTTCATAGAGAACAACATGAAGATGGAGGTGACAGGTAAACTGAAGACGCACTTTAACACCGCGCCGAAGCACAACAACACCACAGCTGGTGTGTCCATCATCAtggtgagaacacacacacatactgaatgattttaaaatcaatctcCTGAGATCTTTGACAGTGATCTGATGATTTCTCAGTGACCTCTCAAATCTCCCGTGTTGACACGTAgtcgttggtttgtttgtcgGTAACGAGGTGCGAGCAGCGACGTGCCAGGTCTTCTTCTGCACCTTGTTTACAGCGAGCGACAGCAAATGTTTGACCCAAATAGAAAAGATTGAGCTTCTTCTTATCATTTGGTCTGAATCCGCTGCCGAGCgactcactggtgaagaagCAGATCCGACCTCAATCCTCGTTAAACACAAGTTATAATCAACTTTACGCTGCTGTGAACATGAGTCAGAGATTTTACAACGATGGAAACACGGAGCAGTGGAGAAGTCATTCCTCTGCTGGTCACATCCTTCAATTCTGTCCCTTCCAAATCCCTGTTTGCATCATTTCCTGTTGCACACTCTGACTTCCCCCCACGCCTCATCTCCACAGGCCACGCCCCCTCCTCCAGTTTCTCTGATTAGATATTGAGTTTGATCCGTCTTCTCCTGCCTGTTGTTGAAAATCTCATTTGACAGTTTGAGGTGTAAACTCGGGCCCTGGCCTcggcccctcctcctcctcctcctcctcctcctcctcatcctccacctcctcttcatccactTCCTCCGCccaccctcctcacccctccctcacACCCGACCCAGGACCACAGGGGACGCCTGGAGCTGAAAGCCGGGTAcacacttcaccccccctcccGCCCCTGCATCCTTGCtgcctcccttcctcctcctcctctccagccaTCGCCCTTCCCATCACCCCCCCCACTGCATCCATAACAgccctcacccctctctccctcccttccttcctgtttctctctcagccCCTCAGCTGCAGTAGCCGCTCTCAATAACCAGCGGATGTGTGACCTCGCTAACGTGCGCTCTCCTCTTGGATTCACCCCCGACTCTTTTCATCCTTCTCTGCTCCTTCAGTCTCATCTCATCCCGTCTGCGTCAGTCAACAACTTGTATGGGATGTAATCATCGATCATTTTGTTTAATCGCACATTGTCATTCAGGCTCTTTAGCATGTTTGCATCACCGCTGCAAACTAGAGCAAGAGCTGcgcctccctctctgctgttatttatattatgttTAATGATTTCATTCATACTAGCTGCTTAAAAACAACTTCCTGTGGATCCATAAATCAATGATTGGTTCCTCAGCACCTGATACATGTTAATGGTACTCTAGTGCCACCTTGTGGAGTAAATGAAGAGCTGCACTGGCACTGTGCTGCAGTTAAACTAAGCAGAGATAAACCAGCTCTACTGCCTTGGATGGAAAATTTCACTGCACATTTTTAAAGGATGAGGATGGATgtgatgtatattttattactgTCACCAAATCCCATGAAAACACCAAGTGTTTTCTGACAGATGTTTCACTAGTGGTTCCTACTGAAggagaaatattttaaaaacttgtttctATTTTGAAATAAGACTCAGGAATTTCATATTTGTTCctggttctgtagtttttgaaaataataaataatgatcaATCATTCCCTCTACAGCAGATGTGAAATTAACTTCAGTTCCcatgttcttagaaatgaagcaACACGTCACCCACAGTCTTTAGTATTATTACTaaacttaatatatatatatatattaagtatttaagaaaatcaatcaaattaataatgaaaatcaacaataaaaaaaagctacTTCCATTGCAGGTTTTAAATGTCTCAATGTTGTTTTGtgccttgttttattttatagtttatagtttatagttttttgttttgttgatgtttgggttgtgtatatatataatgaaatttaaacaaaatataatttaaagaaacTACAATAAAGACCAATGTGGAACTGATCAGAATGTTCTATCAATGGGATTTGTCTTTAATAAGACAGATGTAGAATAACACCAGCCTCATCTTTAAGAACTCGTCCaatcaaacaacacatttaaccTTAACTCtgctttttattaataattattcaCATAAAAACACTGATTCATGTCTTAGCCTGAAAAAGTCACTTCCTGCTCAGTTTTCTCTAAACGCAAAGTGTCTGAATAAAGTTCTGATAATCTGAAACATCGGACTGAGCTGGAACATGAACTGTCCACTTGCCGTCatgcttgttgtgtttttattttgtgaagctGTGAGTTAAGACgagtctctgtccctctttgcTTCTCCCCTGCTTTACGTTTCCTCTGAATTAGCTCCAAGACGATGGTATGTACTAACACCTCGACTCTCCTGCCGCTGGCACTCAGCACAAGGGCAAATGAGGAACGTCACGTTTAGTCCGTTTCCTGTCCCGCGTTGGAACAGGTCATTGGCTTCAATCAGGGCAAATGGGCAAATTGATTTCCCATAtagaaggttcctggttcgaatcccagtcggggcctttctgtgtggagtttgcatgttctccccttGGCTGTTTTCTTGCAGATTGGGGGTTagattaattggagactctaaattgactgtaggtgtgaatgggaGCGTGATTGGTTATTCTTGCTTGTGAAACCCTGGCGACCAGGATGTTTggtgtgattggctccagctccagtaAAGATTCTGGATGGATGACTTTTCTCATTTGCCCTTTTTCCTGCACATACAGTAGCACTTGGTGATCGGCTTTTCTTTCTTGTGGGGTCGTTCCACTGTGCGAACCATACTGTGCGTTTCTTTACTCATCTTATTCACTTATTCGTGTCCATTTCATCACGTGTTGTTTCATTcacataaatgaaaaaacaaaaactgggTCATTACTTAATGATCAAGCTTTTTGAATATCTGCAAACTGACCCTTTCTCcagcatcttttttttatctcacgTTGCTTGAACGTCTCAGGGATCAACGTGTCCAGCTGACTTGTCTCCGTCTGTTGTTCCAGAACACGGCTCTAGATAAGGAGACCCTTCAGCTCACTGCTCGTCGCTGTCCAGGCGCCCAATCGGTGCCGAGTTCAACTTCGCCAGCTCGCCACCAAGTCCCATCCTCCCTCCCGATCCCACCGGCCTCGCAGTCAGGACCGGCTCCTCCACCCAAACCACCATCACACGCCAAAGTACCAGAACCTGCCGACACCACGTTGACCACGTCTGTGCCTGACGACGAGCCTCCCTGCTCTCAGCCTCCGAATGAAACTGACCCATCACCcgctctgcttcctctccctccctccgctcCTGTAAGTTCCCTCCGGTTCTCGCCGTCACCCTGTGCCGGATCGTTCCCGGTGGCACCGTTTCCCGTTCCTCCCCCTCAGGAGTCTGGATCCTCCTCAGACcctcctgctgtttcctgtcCTTCCCCTTCATCTCCTCCCAAACCagcttccctctctccctcctcttctcctacCAAAGAATCACTGCACCAGTCGTCCTCCCCCACAGAACCAGCTTCCCCATCCTCCGTCAAACCTGCTgtgctcctccctctgtcttcccCGACCAAACAGGAACCTTCCCCCCCTTCTCCCCTCCATCCGACCctgtttccctctcctccttctacTCCGCCCCGATCCATGACCCCGCCCTCTCCATCCGACCCACCTCCTCCCAGCCCTCCGCCTCCTGAGGAGCTGATAGAGGTTTAAAGATGTGGTTACATTCACTCCACACATATATATGATTAGACGTGAGGAGAGTGAACCTCCACCTCCAGCTTCTCCCTGTATCTGTAACCTGAGCCAGTGACTGCTGCGTCCACTCCTTCTTTTCTCACTCGTTCTCCGAAGCGGAGGATGGGAGGTGTTTTTCCAGAGTGTGTGAAAAACGAGTTGATTGTGTATATATAGGTTTGTATTTATTAAGGGAGGATGTGGATAAAGGGAATGAAATGAAACCCCGTGCTCTGAGTGGTTGTCCTTGGAAGTCGGACTGTATCACATCAATGTGAAttctttcctttatttattGTCCCTGTGGCTCTTCTGTAAATATTCGTCACACTCAAACATCCCCGGAAAACAAAGATTTCAGAAAATCAAATGTCCGAACGTGTTTTTGGcacatttatatttcaccatACCAACTATAACCACCGGCAGTATTTTCTCTGGCAAAAAGCTTTGCTCATGAAAACCACAAATCTACAATGTGATAAAAGTACCAAGCAGCTAATAACAATGAAGTAAGTAAGTCTGTAGAAGTGAGGATTAACTGTTAAATCTGCTCAGACTCTAgttttaaacacagaaacaagctAAAGATCATTTTCTGTTGCTTCCTGTGCAGTTTGTTCTCATCCTGTAACAAAGATGACTCGTCACACGCTGCATAAACCAAAGAGGACATTTTTCATATAATATTTTTGGTAACGTGAAGATAAACAATTGGTAAAATcaatcataataatatttcCTATATTTAAATTCTATCTTATGAGCAGCTCAGAGGTGAAGAGATCTCGttgagaaatgtttgtttgtggtgcTCGGTTTCAAAAATACAGTTTTGTCTATCAAACACTATCCCTGGTAATCTGAagaattcataaaaacaaatgtatatcagaagtatttagtatttaacGTACAGCCTGTGTGAAATGAGCGTCTGGAACATTGTTTAAGTTGAATCCTTTaaggctcttatcaccacaaactaaATCCCTTCCAGCCTCGAGGTATTTTAGCAACACTGTGCAACTTctactgagcagcagcgccccctgcagctaCACATGGTTATTAATTCAGTTGTCtgagtggttttcatgtagagaagagaagagtcCATCAGTGTGATGACCCGAGCTCTGACTGCATCACCCCACTtgctgaactgaaacacaactgaacggtgGATTTgacccatgatccccggcttcctgaacaaATGCACCCAACTCTGATGAgaattattgatatttaaaaagtttCCTGATTGAAAATTGAAGATAAACACGTCTTTTTAACTAATCTACAGTTCGGTGTTAGTCTTGAACTTGCTGAGGCTGATTCTGGTCATTTAATCTGCGATCGCACCCACTGgagtggaaaagaaagaggaaacattcttTCTATTCCAAgttcaagtggatgttttaagtttaaaagttgcatagtgttgctttaagggAGACGGAGACACTTCAGAAAGAAATGTCCTGGTCAAAACCGAGTCAAGTCCATTCAGTAAATGACTTTTTAAACCCCTTGTGGTTTGTAAGACTCACTGACACGTTCAATTACACAATAACtgtcatttattatttctaaaatgttgttgttcatAATGTGAAGAAACTTTTCTGTCAATGTGAAGTTTCTGCTGCGACGGACAAGATGCACATACTGGTTCGATCCCAGTGTCCGGTTCAGAGAGTTCCCACTGGTGACAACACGCTGACGAGCTGCATGAGACTCCTCAACGCTGCTCCTGTCATTTgatctttttaaatatgttggCTTTACAAAGTAGGGATGAATGTGTTGTCAAGgcgacaggtgtgtgtgtgtgcctcgcCGCTGGCCAACTGCTTCATGATGCCTTTATCAGAACCAACCTGTGCATCCTCAGTTTCTCTCTTAGTGGTTTGTTTTTCGCTGGTTTTAAACTGCTCAGCTGGTGTTAGTGGTGTCAACTCCTCCTGCTCTCAGCTGCATgaagacacccccccccccccccacgctcaGTCAGGTTGGTCGCTGAGCTCCTCTTACGTATTCCTACTTAGTTTCCTATGCTTTGTCATAGCAGTTTGTAAA
Protein-coding regions in this window:
- the dclk2a gene encoding serine/threonine-protein kinase DCLK2 isoform X2, which translates into the protein MSLSRSIEFEHFEEKPQRTPRNNSATGSVHPGSRGNGVVPSPAHSAHCSFYRTRTLQSLTSEKKAKKVRFYRNGDKYFKGLVYAVSNDRFRSLDALLMELTRSLSDNVNLPQGVRSLYVLDGGRRISSLDELVEGESYVCASNEPFRRVDYTKNVNPNWSVGCKTGTSRSLSSLMLLVQRESKDFIKPKLVTVIRSGVKPRKAVRILLNKKTAHSFDQVLTDITEAIKLDSGAVRRLYTLEGKQLTCLQDFFGDDDVFIACGPEKHRYAQDDFVLDHSGKASTAFMTECRVLKSSYGRSATPNRAAKSPGPSRRSKSPGAVRRAVHYSTSQSPIKSPVNGVSSSQISTKSTKSSTPSPTSPRTIPSFTIPPSHHISSTNVNGSMNNHQEQSNQLSPEVNGNRYLPAAPILEKYEIGKVIGDGNFAVVKECVERSTGKEFALKIIDKAKCSGKEHLIENEVAVLRRVKHPNIIMLVEEVDTASELYLVMELVKGGDLFDAITSSTKYTERDGSIMIYNLAGALKYLHSMNIVHRDIKPENLLVFEYPDGTKSLKLGDFGLATVVEGPLNTVCGTPTYVAPEIISESGYGLKVDIWAAGVITYILLCGFPPFRSESNLQEDLFDQILQGRLDFPSPYWDNITDSAKELIGKMLQVNVEARYTAQDVLSHPWVTDDAFIENNMKMEVTGKLKTHFNTAPKHNNTTAGVSIIMNTALDKETLQLTAPRHQVPSSLPIPPASQSGPAPPPKPPSHAKVPEPADTTLTTSVPDDEPPCSQPPNETDPSPALLPLPPSAPVSSLRFSPSPCAGSFPVAPFPVPPPQESGSSSDPPAVSCPSPSSPPKPASLSPSSSPTKESLHQSSSPTEPASPSSVKPAVLLPLSSPTKQEPSPPSPLHPTLFPSPPSTPPRSMTPPSPSDPPPPSPPPPEELIEV
- the dclk2a gene encoding serine/threonine-protein kinase DCLK2 isoform X4, whose product is MSLSRSIEFEHFEEKPQRTPRNNSATGSVHPGSRGNGVVPSPAHSAHCSFYRTRTLQSLTSEKKAKKVRFYRNGDKYFKGLVYAVSNDRFRSLDALLMELTRSLSDNVNLPQGVRSLYVLDGGRRISSLDELVEGESYVCASNEPFRRVDYTKNVNPNWSVGCKTGTSRSLSSLMLLVQRESKDFIKPKLVTVIRSGVKPRKAVRILLNKKTAHSFDQVLTDITEAIKLDSGAVRRLYTLEGKQLTCLQDFFGDDDVFIACGPEKHRYAQDDFVLDHSECRVLKSSYGRSATPNRAAKSPGPSRRSKSPGAVRRAVHYSTSQSPIKSPVNGVSSSQISTKSTKSSTPSPTSPRTIPSFTIPPSHHISSTNVNGSMNNHQEQSNQLSPEVNGNRYLPAAPILEKYEIGKVIGDGNFAVVKECVERSTGKEFALKIIDKAKCSGKEHLIENEVAVLRRVKHPNIIMLVEEVDTASELYLVMELVKGGDLFDAITSSTKYTERDGSIMIYNLAGALKYLHSMNIVHRDIKPENLLVFEYPDGTKSLKLGDFGLATVVEGPLNTVCGTPTYVAPEIISESGYGLKVDIWAAGVITYILLCGFPPFRSESNLQEDLFDQILQGRLDFPSPYWDNITDSAKELIGKMLQVNVEARYTAQDVLSHPWVTDDAFIENNMKMEVTGKLKTHFNTAPKHNNTTAGVSIIMNTALDKETLQLTAPRHQVPSSLPIPPASQSGPAPPPKPPSHAKVPEPADTTLTTSVPDDEPPCSQPPNETDPSPALLPLPPSAPVSSLRFSPSPCAGSFPVAPFPVPPPQESGSSSDPPAVSCPSPSSPPKPASLSPSSSPTKESLHQSSSPTEPASPSSVKPAVLLPLSSPTKQEPSPPSPLHPTLFPSPPSTPPRSMTPPSPSDPPPPSPPPPEELIEV
- the dclk2a gene encoding serine/threonine-protein kinase DCLK2 isoform X3 yields the protein MSLSRSIEFEHFEEKPQRTPRNNSATGSVHPGSRGNGVVPSPAHSAHCSFYRTRTLQSLTSEKKAKKVRFYRNGDKYFKGLVYAVSNDRFRSLDALLMELTRSLSDNVNLPQGVRSLYVLDGGRRISSLDELVEGESYVCASNEPFRRVDYTKNVNPNWSVGCKTGTSRSLSSLMLLVQRESKDFIKPKLVTVIRSGVKPRKAVRILLNKKTAHSFDQVLTDITEAIKLDSGAVRRLYTLEGKQLTCLQDFFGDDDVFIACGPEKHRYAQDDFVLDHSECRVLKSSYGRSATPNRAAKSPGPSRRSKSPGAVRRAVHYSTSQSPIKSPVNGVSSSQISTKSTKSSTPSPTSPRTIPSFTQIPPSHHISSTNVNGSMNNHQEQSNQLSPEVNGNRYLPAAPILEKYEIGKVIGDGNFAVVKECVERSTGKEFALKIIDKAKCSGKEHLIENEVAVLRRVKHPNIIMLVEEVDTASELYLVMELVKGGDLFDAITSSTKYTERDGSIMIYNLAGALKYLHSMNIVHRDIKPENLLVFEYPDGTKSLKLGDFGLATVVEGPLNTVCGTPTYVAPEIISESGYGLKVDIWAAGVITYILLCGFPPFRSESNLQEDLFDQILQGRLDFPSPYWDNITDSAKELIGKMLQVNVEARYTAQDVLSHPWVTDDAFIENNMKMEVTGKLKTHFNTAPKHNNTTAGVSIIMNTALDKETLQLTAPRHQVPSSLPIPPASQSGPAPPPKPPSHAKVPEPADTTLTTSVPDDEPPCSQPPNETDPSPALLPLPPSAPVSSLRFSPSPCAGSFPVAPFPVPPPQESGSSSDPPAVSCPSPSSPPKPASLSPSSSPTKESLHQSSSPTEPASPSSVKPAVLLPLSSPTKQEPSPPSPLHPTLFPSPPSTPPRSMTPPSPSDPPPPSPPPPEELIEV